The proteins below come from a single Cervus canadensis isolate Bull #8, Minnesota chromosome 2, ASM1932006v1, whole genome shotgun sequence genomic window:
- the THEM5 gene encoding acyl-coenzyme A thioesterase THEM5, producing MLRTGFQVAVILGHHGALPGLTHLLPRFNPASAFGSSTETLVSRFCWEMTESKNYALPNASWGPDMLSLYHEFLEKTKTEGWVRLPSFRSNRDHIQGFKLPLESSANSDKSDWRLFTRCIEREGQGYEYVIFFQPSEKKSICLFQPGPYLEGVPGFAHGGSLAALIDETFSKTAYLSGEGLLTVNFNIRFKNLIPLGSLAVLNVNVEKIEDQKMYLSCVTQSRDQQTVYAKASGTFLQMQLEEDSSQH from the exons ATGCTACGGACAGGCTTCCAGGTGGCAGTGATACTTGGTCACCATGGAGCTCTTCCTGGTCTcacccacctcctgcccagaTTCAACCCTGCCTCAGCCTTCGGATCCTCCACGGAGACCCTG GTCTCAAGATTCTGTTGGGAGATGACAGAGAGTAAGAATTACGCCCTCCCCAATGCCAGCTGGGGTCCAGACATGCTGAGCCTGTATCATGAATTTCTGGAGAAGACCAAGACCGAAGGCTGGGTCAGACTGCCTTCCTTCAGGTCCAACAGAGACCACATCCAGGGGTTCAAGCTCCCACTAGAGTCATCAGCTAACTCAG ACAAAAGTGACTGGCGCCTCTTCACCAGGTGTATTGAAAGGGAAGGACAAGGCTATGAGTATGTCATCTTTTTTCAACCATCTGAGAAGAAGTCCATCTGTCTTTTCCAACCAGGACCCTACCTGGAGGGGGTCCCAGG GTTTGCCCACGGAGGGTCCCTGGCAGCCTTGATAGATGAGACCTTTTCTAAAACTGCTTACCTGTCTGGAGAGGGGCTGTTAACAGTAAATTTCAACATCAGGTTCAAAAA CTTGATTCCCCTGGGCTCTCTGGCTGTGCTGAATGTCAACGTGGAAAAGATCGAGGACCAGAAGATGTACCTGTCCTGTGTCACCCAGAGCAGAGACCAGCAGACAGTTTACGCTAAAGCCTCAG GCACTTTCCTCCAGATGCAGCTGGAAGAGGATTCATCTCAACACTAG